One part of the Parasphingorhabdus sp. SCSIO 66989 genome encodes these proteins:
- the gspE gene encoding type II secretion system ATPase GspE, translating to MQIRKGEDTESNANAALVLDAPEPLEDASSGNPVIDIPYAFAKKHGIVIVGEEEGRIQIALRENADPLVLIEVRRYLARPFDVEFAPKADFDRHLSDRYAMDGDAAAMAQSIGASGESLDDLADTLPTAEDLLDSSDDAPAIRLINGIIADAARQGVSDIHVEPYETGLVIRMRVDGVLTEKLRMPPHVAPVIVSRIKVMARLDIAERRIPQDGRIGLTIGGKLIDVRVSTLPSRVGERVVMRLLDKENANISLDLLGMSPRVHEIMTEALTEPNGIILVTGPTGSGKTTTLYACLKQLNDGSRNMLTVEDPVEYAVDGVGQTQVNSKVGLTFAAGLRAILRQDPDVVMIGEIRDRETADIAVQASLTGHLVMSTVHTNDAIGAITRLRDMKIEPFLLASTLRAVIAQRLVRRLCPHCREPVQSDGSTASLLGFDQGTVVFRPKGCPECNHTGYQGRIGVFEAVKIDDTIRKLINSGGDETLIARHAFLNTPNLGSAARALVRSGETTAEEAIRISRREGEDG from the coding sequence ATGCAGATACGTAAAGGTGAAGACACAGAGAGCAATGCCAATGCGGCGCTGGTGCTGGACGCGCCTGAGCCTCTGGAGGACGCCAGTTCGGGTAATCCGGTAATCGATATTCCCTATGCTTTCGCCAAGAAACACGGGATTGTGATTGTCGGTGAAGAGGAAGGCCGCATCCAGATTGCGTTGCGCGAAAATGCCGATCCGCTGGTGCTGATCGAGGTTCGTCGCTATCTCGCCCGGCCTTTCGATGTCGAATTTGCACCCAAGGCCGATTTCGACCGGCATCTATCCGACCGCTATGCCATGGATGGCGATGCCGCCGCCATGGCGCAGTCGATTGGTGCATCGGGGGAAAGCCTTGATGATCTGGCCGATACGCTTCCAACCGCGGAAGACCTGCTCGACAGCTCTGACGATGCGCCCGCCATTCGCCTGATCAACGGCATTATCGCCGACGCGGCGCGGCAGGGTGTCTCGGATATCCATGTCGAGCCTTATGAAACCGGCCTTGTCATCCGTATGCGCGTCGATGGCGTATTGACCGAAAAGCTACGTATGCCGCCGCATGTCGCGCCGGTGATTGTCAGTCGTATCAAGGTGATGGCGCGGCTTGATATTGCCGAACGGCGCATTCCGCAGGATGGCCGTATCGGTCTCACCATTGGCGGCAAGCTGATCGATGTCCGTGTTTCGACGCTGCCCAGCCGTGTCGGTGAGCGGGTGGTGATGCGTCTGCTCGACAAGGAAAACGCCAATATCAGCCTCGATCTGCTGGGCATGAGTCCGCGCGTGCACGAGATCATGACCGAGGCGCTGACCGAACCCAACGGCATTATCCTTGTGACCGGCCCCACCGGTTCGGGTAAAACCACCACACTTTATGCTTGTCTGAAACAGCTTAATGACGGCTCGCGCAATATGCTGACCGTTGAGGATCCGGTGGAATATGCGGTCGATGGTGTCGGCCAAACACAGGTCAATTCCAAGGTCGGTCTGACCTTCGCCGCTGGCCTGCGCGCCATATTGCGGCAGGACCCCGATGTGGTGATGATCGGCGAGATTCGTGACCGCGAAACCGCTGATATCGCGGTGCAGGCTTCGCTGACCGGGCATCTGGTGATGTCCACTGTGCACACCAATGACGCGATCGGTGCGATCACTCGGCTTCGCGATATGAAGATTGAGCCGTTTCTGCTCGCCTCAACCCTGCGCGCCGTGATTGCACAGCGACTGGTGCGCCGTCTCTGCCCACATTGCCGCGAGCCGGTGCAGTCCGATGGCAGCACCGCATCACTGCTCGGCTTTGATCAAGGTACGGTGGTATTCCGTCCCAAAGGCTGCCCCGAATGCAACCACACCGGCTATCAGGGGCGGATCGGCGTGTTCGAGGCGGTCAAGATTGACGACACCATCCGCAAGCTGATCAATAGCGGCGGCGATGAGACGCTGATCGCACGCCATGCCTTCCTCAATACGCCGAACCTCGGATCGGCGGCGCGGGCGCTGGTGCGCAGCGGCGAGACCACCGCTGAAGAAGCCATCCGCATTTCGCGCCGGGAAGGCGAAGATGGCTAA
- the gspF gene encoding type II secretion system inner membrane protein GspF, with amino-acid sequence MAKFAYAAVDPDGRDKKGILKASDIAEAREALKARGLLVTQLDEQAAAKPKESAGGLSLSRKPKLKSKQLMLFTRQLSSLMQVSPLEESLATISRQSERAEVRTVLGHVHDGVVEGQTLADAMRREPKSFPPVYRAMISAGESSGSLPGITERLSDLLEKQAAIRGKIISALAYPAALAVVAIAVVIGLMVSVVPRIVEQFQSAGDDRLPTITKIVIAISNFLANWWWLLLALIVLAGLALFQALKNEEFRYRFDGMLLKLPFIGRLIRDVHAARLARTLATMVASRLPLLDGLQLTSRTIRNTVLRRSLDEIVERIRGGGSLSGALRHAGYFPPLLVYLTASGEASGQLDLMLERAADYLEREFENFTSTVLSLLEPAIIVIMGGLVAIIILSILLPILQLQDLAGI; translated from the coding sequence ATGGCTAAGTTCGCTTACGCCGCTGTCGATCCCGATGGCCGCGACAAAAAGGGCATATTGAAAGCCAGCGATATCGCCGAAGCGCGCGAGGCGCTGAAGGCGCGGGGGCTGTTGGTGACGCAGCTTGACGAGCAGGCAGCGGCGAAACCGAAGGAAAGCGCGGGCGGGCTGAGCCTGTCGCGCAAGCCGAAGCTCAAATCCAAGCAGCTGATGCTGTTCACCCGCCAGCTTTCTTCGCTGATGCAGGTCAGCCCATTGGAGGAAAGCCTAGCCACCATCAGCCGCCAGAGCGAGCGCGCCGAGGTGCGCACCGTGCTCGGCCATGTGCATGATGGCGTCGTCGAGGGGCAGACGCTGGCCGATGCCATGCGGCGTGAACCCAAAAGTTTCCCTCCCGTGTATCGCGCGATGATTTCTGCGGGAGAAAGCTCGGGCAGCCTTCCCGGTATTACTGAGCGTCTGTCTGACCTGCTGGAAAAACAGGCTGCCATTCGCGGCAAGATCATTTCCGCGCTGGCCTATCCCGCAGCGTTGGCAGTGGTGGCGATTGCAGTTGTCATTGGCCTGATGGTCTCGGTAGTGCCGCGCATCGTCGAACAGTTTCAGAGCGCCGGCGATGACCGGCTGCCGACCATCACCAAGATCGTGATCGCCATCTCCAACTTCCTTGCCAATTGGTGGTGGCTGCTTTTGGCGCTGATCGTGCTTGCTGGCCTGGCCTTATTTCAGGCGCTCAAAAATGAAGAGTTCCGCTATCGCTTTGATGGCATGTTGCTGAAGCTGCCCTTTATCGGCCGCCTGATCCGCGATGTGCATGCGGCACGGCTGGCGCGGACATTGGCGACCATGGTGGCGAGCCGGCTGCCGCTGCTTGATGGCCTGCAGCTCACCAGCCGCACTATCCGCAATACCGTGTTGCGCCGCTCGCTGGACGAGATTGTTGAACGGATCAGGGGCGGCGGCAGTCTGTCGGGCGCGCTGCGCCATGCCGGATATTTCCCGCCGCTGCTTGTCTATCTCACCGCCAGCGGCGAGGCATCGGGCCAGCTCGACCTGATGCTGGAGCGCGCGGCCGACTATCTTGAGCGTGAATTTGAAAACTTTACCAGCACCGTCCTGTCCTTGCTCGAACCGGCGATTATCGTGATAATGGGCGGACTGGTGGCGATAATCATTTTGTCGATTCTGCTGCCAATATTGCAGCTGCAGGATCTGGCGGGAATTTAG
- the gspG gene encoding type II secretion system major pseudopilin GspG, which yields MQKKKRNGFSLVELMVVIFILGLLATIVAINVLPAQDTASVTSARANIKQLEQAIELYRLDTNRYPGTNEGLAALKTPPASLGANTRFPPGGYFRGDLPNDPWGNPYQYVTPGPNGLPYAVYSLGADGAPGGTELNADIYANE from the coding sequence GTGCAAAAGAAAAAGCGCAATGGCTTTTCACTGGTCGAGCTGATGGTGGTGATCTTCATCCTCGGCCTGTTGGCCACCATTGTGGCGATCAACGTTCTGCCGGCACAGGACACCGCATCGGTAACCTCGGCGCGGGCGAATATCAAACAGCTTGAACAGGCGATTGAGCTCTACCGGCTCGACACCAATCGCTATCCCGGAACCAATGAAGGGCTGGCCGCACTGAAAACGCCGCCTGCCTCGCTCGGCGCGAATACGCGTTTTCCTCCGGGCGGCTATTTCCGTGGCGATTTGCCCAATGATCCCTGGGGCAACCCCTATCAATATGTCACTCCCGGCCCCAATGGCCTGCCCTATGCGGTCTATTCGCTCGGTGCCGACGGTGCGCCCGGCGGAACCGAGTTGAACGCGGATATCTATGCCAACGAATAA
- a CDS encoding GspH/FimT family pseudopilin has translation MAKGERGFTLIELLVVVAIIGLGVTAVIFALPGNDRTLYADADRFAARVAAARDLAVVGGQPVALWVSPSGYGFEQRIEGQWQPMSARGIDRADWRDGTMAMLGDDGMQRLAFDNNGLPNEGIVVELRNGETAAAISVNDLGEVSVDR, from the coding sequence GTGGCAAAGGGTGAGCGCGGCTTTACCCTGATCGAATTGCTGGTGGTGGTTGCCATTATCGGCCTCGGGGTAACGGCTGTAATCTTCGCGCTGCCGGGTAATGATCGCACGCTCTATGCCGATGCCGACCGCTTTGCGGCGCGGGTTGCGGCGGCGCGTGATCTGGCCGTTGTCGGTGGTCAGCCGGTGGCGCTGTGGGTCAGCCCTTCGGGCTATGGCTTTGAGCAACGGATCGAGGGCCAATGGCAACCGATGAGCGCGCGCGGCATTGACCGCGCCGACTGGCGCGATGGCACTATGGCCATGCTGGGTGATGACGGGATGCAACGGCTTGCCTTTGATAATAACGGCCTGCCCAATGAAGGGATTGTGGTCGAGCTGCGCAATGGTGAAACCGCAGCGGCGATCAGCGTCAATGATCTGGGGGAGGTCAGTGTTGACCGATGA
- the gspL gene encoding type II secretion system protein GspL, translating into MTDDIATLILLPLPPSAEDSARRFAWWKCVAGKCVQQGEGDDVRDAAGLSPEHDAPTIILLLPADICVVRSHQMADMTAPQALVAARMAALDNSITDNSDLHVGAALTEHVAADDADESALDQRAHHVATAIVARAELQALLDDCRAMDCDPDHIVPAALIMPLQGEAALRFGLGPYAFLRTPDLATEDDPALRDMLIGETDCIDISDDEVVAALGGLSARSLPDLRQGDFAKKKESAAMEPRQKQLLFGLVAALIIVTLLIPTLRMWRYQSATETMTSETIAKAKPLLPTVTDLNSAEQQVDAALLARGAGARIFTAPTAALFSLMQKVDNITIRDLGYRADGTLTAVVAAPDNATMNQLLLPLQEQGYVITATQRAEAGGASVIDLTVRG; encoded by the coding sequence TTGACCGATGACATCGCGACCCTGATTCTGCTGCCCTTGCCGCCATCCGCAGAGGACAGCGCACGCCGCTTCGCATGGTGGAAATGTGTTGCAGGCAAATGCGTGCAACAGGGTGAGGGCGATGATGTGCGCGATGCTGCAGGCCTGTCGCCCGAGCATGATGCTCCGACCATCATATTGCTTTTGCCTGCCGATATCTGCGTCGTTCGCAGCCACCAGATGGCCGATATGACTGCGCCACAGGCTCTGGTCGCGGCGCGCATGGCGGCGCTGGACAACAGCATCACCGACAATAGTGATCTGCATGTTGGAGCGGCTCTCACCGAGCATGTTGCAGCCGATGATGCCGATGAAAGTGCATTGGACCAGCGCGCGCATCATGTCGCAACCGCCATTGTCGCTCGCGCAGAGTTGCAGGCCTTGCTGGATGATTGTCGGGCCATGGATTGCGATCCTGACCATATCGTTCCTGCCGCTTTGATCATGCCGCTACAGGGTGAAGCAGCTTTGCGTTTCGGCCTTGGTCCATATGCCTTTTTGCGTACCCCCGATCTGGCTACAGAGGATGATCCGGCGCTGCGCGATATGCTGATCGGCGAAACCGATTGCATCGACATCTCCGATGACGAAGTGGTTGCCGCGCTTGGCGGTCTTTCGGCGCGATCGCTACCCGATCTGCGTCAGGGTGATTTCGCCAAGAAAAAAGAAAGCGCGGCGATGGAACCGCGCCAGAAGCAGTTGCTTTTCGGCCTGGTTGCAGCGCTGATCATAGTCACTCTACTGATCCCGACTCTGCGCATGTGGCGCTATCAGTCCGCTACCGAGACTATGACCAGCGAAACCATAGCCAAGGCTAAACCGCTGCTTCCTACAGTTACCGACCTCAACAGCGCCGAGCAGCAGGTCGATGCCGCCTTGCTGGCGCGGGGTGCGGGCGCGCGGATATTTACCGCGCCGACGGCGGCGCTGTTTTCGCTGATGCAGAAGGTGGACAATATCACGATACGCGATCTTGGTTATCGCGCTGACGGGACGCTGACCGCTGTCGTTGCAGCGCCTGACAATGCGACGATGAACCAGCTTCTCCTGCCGCTGCAGGAGCAAGGCTATGTTATCACCGCAACCCAGCGCGCCGAGGCGGGCGGGGCCTCGGTCATTGATCTGACGGTGCGCGGATAA
- the gspM gene encoding type II secretion system protein GspM, whose product MAGLRDWWAGLSQREQILIGVLAFLLAAVALFYGVVRPLWVGSWDAETQYRQTALRATGVQARLDMLAKAPPAKAPPTSGPLSTLIGADAAERGFALESNVAAGNDMTTIALTGANPTAFMQWLLALEEQGVVVQQLSMQPVAQGNVAVRADLMRVQPQ is encoded by the coding sequence ATGGCGGGGTTGCGTGACTGGTGGGCCGGGCTGTCGCAGCGCGAGCAGATTCTGATCGGGGTATTGGCCTTTTTGCTCGCGGCGGTGGCGCTTTTCTATGGCGTGGTGCGCCCCTTATGGGTCGGCAGTTGGGATGCGGAAACGCAATATCGCCAGACGGCGCTGCGAGCCACCGGGGTGCAGGCGCGGCTCGATATGCTGGCCAAGGCACCGCCGGCCAAAGCGCCGCCGACATCCGGGCCGCTCTCCACCTTGATCGGTGCCGATGCTGCAGAGCGCGGCTTCGCGCTGGAAAGCAATGTCGCCGCTGGCAATGATATGACCACCATTGCGCTCACCGGCGCTAACCCCACCGCGTTTATGCAATGGCTGCTAGCGCTGGAGGAGCAGGGCGTGGTGGTGCAACAGCTTTCCATGCAACCGGTGGCGCAGGGCAATGTCGCCGTGCGCGCTGATCTGATGCGGGTGCAGCCGCAATAG
- the gspN gene encoding type II secretion system protein N — translation MIRSLVLFAVLAGLVLLVVFLPMRLALDWSGLGERGLAARRVEGSVWSGTLYDARFGAVPLGTLEAGLQPASLLGTPMVAVRRAEASATGQDFSASLGGGTGKLVVEAANGDVPLDQIAGDLPIAAARLNNVALQLDDGRCQSASGEVQLILSSWLGRFAAQNGLRGKLQCDGDAVALTTAGQSGLEKLSFRVEPDGRYRAELTIQGLSRELGLGLRAMGFKASGNRLVLSTEGVLR, via the coding sequence ATGATCCGCTCGCTTGTCCTCTTTGCGGTGTTGGCTGGACTTGTGTTGCTGGTCGTCTTTCTACCAATGCGACTGGCGCTTGACTGGAGCGGCCTGGGCGAACGTGGTCTGGCGGCACGACGGGTTGAGGGCAGCGTCTGGTCCGGCACGCTTTATGATGCACGTTTTGGTGCGGTGCCGCTCGGTACATTAGAGGCCGGACTGCAACCCGCGTCGCTATTGGGCACGCCGATGGTAGCGGTGCGCCGCGCCGAGGCCAGCGCGACCGGACAGGATTTCTCCGCCAGTCTCGGCGGAGGCACCGGCAAGCTGGTGGTCGAAGCGGCCAATGGCGATGTGCCACTTGATCAGATTGCCGGCGACCTGCCGATCGCGGCGGCGCGGCTCAACAATGTCGCACTGCAATTGGACGATGGCCGCTGCCAATCTGCCTCGGGCGAGGTCCAGCTTATCCTGAGCAGCTGGCTTGGTCGTTTCGCAGCCCAAAATGGCCTGCGTGGCAAGCTGCAATGCGATGGTGATGCGGTTGCTCTGACCACAGCAGGCCAGTCGGGCCTGGAAAAGCTGAGCTTTCGTGTCGAACCGGATGGCCGCTACCGTGCTGAACTGACGATCCAAGGGTTGAGTAGGGAACTCGGCCTTGGCCTGCGTGCAATGGGCTTCAAGGCATCCGGCAACAGGCTGGTGCTGAGTACTGAAGGTGTTTTGCGGTGA
- a CDS encoding alkaline phosphatase D family protein, producing MNGIIDRRFILKAGTMGLGALALPGIGSGIARAFENMTGFTHGVASGEPSASSVLLWTRYVGTSDSKLDIELSTSPDFTEARQAGTAMASAERDFTAKSVVSGLEPNSWYFYRFVAPDGSKSVIGRTRTLPVGDVSRFALGVFSCSNLPFGHFNAYAHAAARNDLDLMLHLGDYIYEYAIGTYPSVEQALPGRILQPDTEILTLADYRLRYAAYRTDPDLQRLHQAYPMLAMWDDHEITNDSWKNGAQNHQPDEGDYQTRRRIAERVYREWMPVRDLNDGGDLWSSYDIGQLATIIMTESRLAGRDQQVELASAFKGEGDIAARLKTFRDDVWMDPNRSVLGEKQSKWLGKEFARSKGGDTVWQVWGQQCVMGSLKSPPETANWIPDNAPDYVRTRALGGVMAAQAGLPFNMDSWDGYPVARAAHLSAAMEADSDLIVLSGDSHNGWAFDLDVEGRPAGVEFATHSVSSPGFEAYTKGVAPNDVSNALVRANDQLKWADTNHRGYMTVTLSPESAEAEWLGLDTIRERSTKMTMTQKHRVMAGAKTISA from the coding sequence ATGAACGGGATAATCGATCGGCGCTTTATTCTGAAAGCGGGTACAATGGGCCTGGGCGCGCTGGCGCTCCCAGGCATTGGCTCCGGCATTGCACGTGCGTTCGAGAATATGACCGGCTTTACCCATGGCGTTGCCAGCGGTGAGCCGAGTGCCTCGTCTGTGCTTCTGTGGACGCGCTATGTTGGCACCAGTGATTCCAAGCTCGATATCGAACTGTCCACAAGCCCGGACTTCACTGAAGCGCGGCAGGCTGGCACAGCCATGGCAAGCGCCGAGCGTGACTTTACCGCAAAGTCGGTAGTCAGTGGTCTGGAGCCCAATAGCTGGTATTTTTATCGTTTTGTCGCTCCCGATGGCAGTAAATCGGTCATAGGCCGCACTCGGACACTGCCGGTCGGCGATGTCTCCCGCTTCGCACTGGGTGTTTTCTCCTGCTCCAACCTGCCTTTCGGCCATTTCAATGCCTATGCCCATGCCGCAGCGCGCAACGATCTCGATCTGATGCTGCATCTTGGCGATTATATTTATGAATATGCTATCGGCACCTATCCTTCGGTGGAGCAGGCTCTACCCGGGCGCATATTGCAGCCCGATACCGAGATATTGACGCTGGCTGATTACCGGCTACGCTATGCCGCCTATCGCACCGATCCTGACCTCCAGCGTCTGCATCAGGCTTATCCTATGCTGGCGATGTGGGATGATCACGAGATCACCAATGATAGCTGGAAAAATGGTGCGCAGAACCATCAGCCGGACGAGGGCGATTATCAGACGCGCCGCCGCATTGCCGAGCGTGTCTATCGTGAATGGATGCCAGTGCGTGACTTGAATGATGGCGGCGATCTTTGGTCGTCTTATGACATTGGCCAGCTTGCCACCATCATTATGACCGAGAGCCGACTGGCCGGGCGCGATCAGCAGGTGGAGCTGGCCAGCGCCTTTAAGGGCGAGGGCGATATTGCGGCCAGACTCAAAACCTTCCGCGACGATGTATGGATGGACCCGAACCGCTCTGTGTTGGGCGAGAAGCAAAGTAAGTGGCTAGGCAAGGAATTTGCCAGATCTAAAGGCGGTGACACTGTTTGGCAGGTCTGGGGCCAGCAATGCGTTATGGGTTCGCTCAAATCGCCGCCCGAGACGGCTAACTGGATACCCGATAATGCCCCGGATTATGTCCGCACCCGTGCCTTGGGTGGCGTGATGGCAGCACAGGCGGGGTTACCGTTCAATATGGACAGTTGGGATGGCTATCCGGTGGCCCGCGCGGCGCATCTCAGCGCCGCTATGGAAGCAGATTCAGACCTTATCGTGCTGTCGGGTGACAGCCATAATGGCTGGGCTTTTGATCTTGATGTTGAGGGCCGTCCAGCGGGTGTCGAATTTGCGACGCATAGTGTGTCGTCACCCGGTTTTGAGGCTTATACCAAGGGCGTTGCACCCAATGACGTCAGCAACGCCTTGGTGCGTGCCAATGACCAGTTGAAATGGGCCGATACCAACCATCGTGGTTATATGACAGTGACGCTGAGCCCCGAAAGTGCCGAGGCGGAATGGCTTGGGCTTGATACCATAAGAGAGCGCTCGACCAAGATGACCATGACGCAGAAGCACCGCGTCATGGCCGGAGCGAAAACAATCAGCGCCTAA
- a CDS encoding DUF1330 domain-containing protein → MSVYVIAHLTIHDRDRYNRYQDGFMEVFEKFDGTMLSVDEEPMVLDGEFTATRSVLIEFPSKGQAMAWMTSPEYQEIAKHRVAASTANSILVQGLDPEAALPGTA, encoded by the coding sequence ATGAGTGTGTATGTCATCGCTCATCTCACTATCCATGACCGTGATCGTTATAATCGTTATCAGGACGGTTTCATGGAGGTGTTCGAGAAATTTGATGGCACCATGCTCAGCGTCGATGAGGAACCCATGGTGCTCGATGGAGAGTTTACCGCCACCCGGTCGGTACTGATCGAATTCCCCTCCAAGGGGCAAGCCATGGCTTGGATGACATCACCCGAATATCAAGAGATTGCCAAACATCGCGTGGCGGCAAGCACCGCCAACAGCATTCTTGTGCAAGGGCTTGACCCGGAGGCAGCGCTGCCCGGCACCGCCTAG
- a CDS encoding zinc-binding dehydrogenase, protein MTLPSTYLKMHSTLHANGTLTMDMSEEAMPAPKTGEIVVRVEATPINPSDLGVMFGWANISGATTEGEGTSSVLSMPVPPQGMAVMKARLDQRLAIGNEGAGTVVAAGDDDYSQSLIGKTVAIMGGGMYGQYRCVPSMMALPLKDEHSAKDGASSFVNPLTALSMVEVMKMEGHKALVHTAAASNLGQMLNRICQADGVDLVNIVRKQEQVDLLKGMGAKYVVNSSDDDFMAQLTDAVHETAATLAFDATGGGTLASDILTAMEMAAARTPSEYSIYGSTTHKQVYIYGGLDVSPTTLSRNYGFAWGIGAFLLPNFLAKAGMEVAARLRGRVADELTTTFASSYTDEISMVEALQADVAQRYFAKATGTKYLLLPHKDI, encoded by the coding sequence ATGACACTCCCTTCCACCTATCTGAAAATGCACTCCACCTTGCACGCCAATGGCACGCTGACCATGGATATGTCCGAGGAAGCCATGCCAGCGCCCAAAACCGGCGAGATTGTGGTGCGGGTCGAAGCGACGCCGATCAATCCGTCAGACCTGGGTGTGATGTTCGGCTGGGCCAATATCAGCGGAGCAACGACCGAAGGCGAAGGCACGTCGAGTGTGCTTTCCATGCCGGTTCCGCCTCAAGGCATGGCGGTTATGAAAGCAAGGCTCGACCAGCGTCTCGCCATCGGCAATGAGGGCGCGGGTACGGTTGTCGCTGCAGGCGATGATGACTATTCGCAAAGCCTGATCGGCAAGACCGTCGCGATTATGGGCGGCGGCATGTATGGCCAATATCGCTGTGTCCCGTCGATGATGGCGCTGCCGTTGAAAGACGAGCACAGTGCCAAGGATGGTGCCTCCAGCTTCGTCAATCCACTGACCGCGCTATCGATGGTCGAGGTTATGAAAATGGAGGGCCATAAGGCGCTCGTCCATACCGCCGCCGCCTCCAATCTTGGCCAGATGCTCAATCGCATTTGTCAGGCGGATGGTGTTGATCTGGTCAATATCGTCCGCAAACAGGAACAGGTTGATCTGCTCAAAGGCATGGGCGCGAAATATGTCGTCAATTCCTCGGATGACGACTTTATGGCGCAGCTCACCGATGCGGTACACGAAACCGCGGCAACGCTCGCCTTTGATGCCACGGGCGGCGGCACATTGGCTTCCGATATCTTGACCGCAATGGAAATGGCTGCAGCGCGCACACCGAGCGAGTACAGCATTTACGGCTCCACCACGCACAAACAGGTCTATATCTATGGCGGTCTGGACGTTAGCCCGACGACTCTAAGCCGCAACTATGGCTTTGCCTGGGGCATTGGTGCGTTCCTGCTGCCCAATTTCCTGGCCAAAGCCGGGATGGAAGTCGCCGCTCGTCTGCGTGGCCGGGTAGCCGATGAGCTGACCACCACTTTTGCCAGCAGCTATACCGACGAGATTTCTATGGTCGAGGCGCTGCAAGCGGATGTGGCCCAGCGCTATTTCGCCAAGGCAACGGGCACGAAGTATCTCCTGTTGCCGCACAAGGACATCTAG
- a CDS encoding TauD/TfdA dioxygenase family protein — translation MHIEPASGAVGAVVQDIDVRTIDDNDFAKLHQAFADHGALFIRDQHLEPEDHIAFAERWGAININRFFAAVPEHPQIAQVLKEPDQTVNIGGGWHTDHSYDEVPAMGSILYALETPPSGGDTLFAGMAAAYDALDDEMKEKLDGLEAFHSNAHIFGEDSEYAKEIGDRFGNAKRAVQEAVHPVVLPHPVTGRKGLYVNPAFTIRILGMDEQESADLLMQLYAHIMQEQFHFRFHWEPGSLAMWDNRSTWHYAMNDYHGHRRLMHRITVEGVPLH, via the coding sequence ATGCATATTGAACCCGCTTCCGGGGCCGTAGGTGCGGTGGTCCAGGATATTGATGTCCGCACCATCGACGATAATGATTTCGCCAAGCTGCATCAGGCTTTTGCCGATCATGGCGCGCTGTTTATTCGCGACCAGCATCTTGAACCAGAGGACCATATCGCCTTTGCCGAGCGCTGGGGCGCTATCAATATCAACCGCTTTTTTGCCGCAGTGCCCGAGCATCCGCAAATCGCCCAAGTGCTGAAAGAGCCCGATCAGACGGTGAATATCGGCGGCGGCTGGCATACTGATCATAGCTATGATGAAGTCCCAGCCATGGGATCGATCCTTTATGCGCTGGAAACCCCGCCCAGCGGCGGCGACACATTGTTCGCCGGTATGGCGGCTGCTTATGATGCGCTTGATGATGAGATGAAGGAAAAGCTGGACGGGCTCGAGGCATTTCACAGCAACGCACATATCTTTGGCGAGGACTCAGAGTACGCCAAGGAGATTGGCGACCGTTTCGGCAACGCGAAAAGGGCGGTGCAGGAGGCTGTGCATCCCGTTGTGCTGCCGCACCCGGTGACGGGGCGCAAAGGGCTCTATGTCAATCCCGCCTTCACCATCCGCATACTCGGCATGGATGAGCAGGAAAGCGCTGATCTGCTGATGCAGCTCTATGCGCATATCATGCAGGAGCAGTTCCACTTTCGTTTCCACTGGGAGCCGGGATCCTTGGCGATGTGGGACAATCGCTCGACCTGGCATTATGCGATGAATGACTATCATGGGCATCGGCGGCTGATGCATCGGATCACGGTAGAAGGCGTGCCGCTGCATTAA